TTCTCAGTGGAAGGGAGAGAGGAACAGCGCTGCCAAAAATAAACGCTTCACCAGGTGCCATACTTTTTATTTCCTCCACATCTGCTTCAGAAATCCACTCAGAAATCTTTTTAACATAATTCTGATCGTTTGGGTTGGTTAATCTCATTATTATCTGGTTATTGCATTGTGAAAGGACATCATCATCAACCCGGCTAGGTCTCTGGCTTACAATTCCCATACCCATTAGAAACTTACGACCTTCTTGTGCAACTCTCTTAATTGTAGGCTTTGAAGCGGTATTGACGGATCCAGAAGGTATATATCTATGTGCCTCCTCGAGTATGAGGAGCAATGGAGGAATGTCCCTTTTCATCCTTTTTTTGAGTATCCTTGAGGACAATATTGCAACAAGTGCCTGTTGTTGTATTTCCTCTATGCCAGAAATATCGATTACTGAAATTTGGCCCTTTTTGACAATTTTCTTTTCATTTATGATCTTTTGCTCAGTAGATTTCTGAATATATGGTAATGAATCATATAGCATTCTTAGTTTAGTGCTGAGTATCTTCATGGCAGCTGGACCTTGTGTAGCTGACTCCCCAATACCCTTCAATTTTTCAAGTATCGGATCAATTTGAGTTGTATCCTTTAGGTCGGGATCATTGGTTATTTCAGCCCAACCAGCTTGTAAAATTCTGCTCTGGGCCTCAGATAAGTCATAAAGGCTCTTTAAAAGGTGAATAATCTGGTATGTTTCAAAATCGGTCATGTTGAAGTATAGAGATTCACTATCCCGCTTAACTCCGAATTTATTTTCAAAAAAATCATCCGAAAGGTCCCTTGTGTATTCATCCGCGGCAACAAAAATTTTAGTTTTCTGAGCTATCTTTTGACCATCAGCATTCTTTGCAACCTTGAGTGAACTGTATTCTCCATGGGGATCAAATATTAGTATAGGTATGTCATAATTTTTTGCTACGGACTCTATTATAACACTTATAGTCCAGGATTTACCGCTTCCAGTCATAGCAAGAACAGAGAAATGTTTTGAGATAAGTTCATTCAAATCAATGTGTATTGGGACATCTTTATTATCCCTAAAATAGCCTATTTCTATGGAATTTGTTTTTGGTTTTAACTGTCTCTTCAGAAATTCAGGGCTTGCCCTGTACACTTTTGTCCCAATTTTAAATGGCTTTTTTGGTCTTACGAAAAAGTTGCTGTTTTCCCTGTTACCTATGATTTCAACTTCACAAATTATGAAATCATCAAATTCGCCACGTATACCTATGTCATCAGGGTCTAAATTTTCGTTTTCAGAAAAAAGCGTTGAAAGTTGAACTGCACCATCTTGATCAATTAGATAATTTTTTCTTTGAATACTTATAACTCTTCCCAAATATTTTTTTCCATCAGAGTCTTTTATTTCAACTAGAGATCCCGTACTGATACTCTCTCCGGGCTTAGTTGAAAATTTAATTCTTGTTGAAGATATTGTTTCAAATATTGTTCCTTTAAATCCACTCATTTATGACACCTATAATTTGTCATGGAACTTTTCCTCAAAGATTAAAGTGTAATCGTCTTTAAATTCCTTTGATGCGATGTTCCTTAGTATATTAGCTATGTTACGGCAGTACTTCTTTTTGAGCTCGACTCTTTTATGTGCAGCATAGAGGGGAAAGGGGTAACCTGGTCTCAGTGAATAGTAGCTAAGGGCGGATAAAATTCTTGTTATTTCGTTAATTCTATTAATAAATTTAGATGGGATTTCGACAAAAAAGGGTTTCTGTTCTTTGATTGTTTTCAAATAAAACCCGCAAATTTCACCCCTTAGCATTTTTGCAGGGATTTCGTTTCTCAAACTTCTTGTAATCTCGAGGTATTTTGTCCTTTTGAATGAATCCTCATACAACAATTTTTTTATGAAAGAATTTTCAGATATAAAATTGTACATTCCATTCTTTCCCACATTTTTCAGGAAATTTGAACCAATTAAAGATGAGGGGTCTATTTCATCATTAGAGGATGGGTCCTCTACTGATTTATAAAGCGAAACGAAGTATTTATTAGCAGTAGGATCCTTACTGAGAGCAACTGTGGGTATTTTCTCCGTTAATGTGAACTTATAAAATTCATTTACGATAGCTTTATGTTCCTCATAACTCTCTTTCATCAAAGGAACATTTTCAATGTAGTTTGAAAGCGCTTCGTCAGGAAAACAAATAGAACCATCGAGTAGGATTAGTTCAGGTTTTTCAATTATCCCCTTCTCTAGTAAGTCGAGAACAATTTTATATTCAAGAGTCTTCATATCAACAGAATTAATTAAACTAGCATAATATGGGGGCACAATTTTAATATTTGGTAAATATTTTTCTTTTTTTTCATCCTTGGAATAAATATAAGCCGTAGCGATATTTATTGAAATTGAGTCATATTGTTCCTGATAACTGCTTCCGTCCACGGCCACAATATTACTTTCTAGGCACTCTTTGTTTGGTTTATCTATATCAACAGTTAAATTCTTTTTATTAGTTTTAATGTCACTTTCCATTTCTTTGAAGATCTTTCTAAAGTTTTCTATTTCAACAAACCTTTCCTTTTGGATGGCTGTTATAAAACCTTCTATTTCTGTTTCAAAAACCATTTGATTCCCCTAGAGTAATTTAATCCGCTGCTTAGAACATTTATGATAACTTTTAGATATGGAAAATTTTTTACTAATTTATCTTTATTTTCCAGTAATTGTTTAAGAAGATTATCTATGTTATTTTCAAAACCAGTGCCTCTGAACTTGCTTTTATCCCTTTCAAAAATGTATCTGATTACTTTATTGCTAAATTCATCATCTTCAAGTTTCTTCACGAACTGCTCTAAACCGGATGCCTTTTCTTCTGTTAAACATTTTTTTATGGATTTATAAGGTTCTCGGTTAATATTAGATTCATGTAAAAGTACTTGTGTTACTATATTGTTGTTTGAGTCTTTGAAGCCAACTGGCGAACCTCTTAAGTAAATTATAGATGAAGTTGGAACATCCTCTGAAATTTCACCAATTGTTGGAATATCATAAGATCTCCCATCCTCGAAAGTGATAGACATTTTACTCCACTTATAGTTTAAAAGGGGGTGCCTCAGAGGACATATTAAAAATTCATTGCTTATTTCTTCTTTATAAATTGGAAATATGTTAAGTGCCATTTTAATGCACCTACTTTATGTTATTTTCATATTCAACCCTCTTCTCTACACAGCGCTCACCTTTTTTATCATAATATTCCGTAGTGATTGTAATTTTCTTAAGAAATCTGACTCTAAGAAATTGTTCGATTATCTCATCCGTAGAGATATGCTCAAATTCATGAGTCTCTTTTCTTTCTTTAATTAGATTCTCTAATTTTTCTTGAGGGACACTTTCGGGGAGATCTAAAATTTTAAAGAATTTGTGAAGTTTTTCATGTTCTATATTTGCCTCTATTCTATTTTTCAAATCTTCATATTCATTTAAAATGTAGCGAACATATGGCTCACACAAATTAAACTCTTTTTTAGCGAGCTTTTTAATCCTGCTCTTCTCTTCCTCAAGATCAATTTCGAGGTTTTCTATATAATCCGAATGAGATTCTATATAATCAAATATATCTCTAAGATCAGAATACATTTCATTTAGATT
This window of the Thermoplasmatales archaeon genome carries:
- a CDS encoding ATP-binding protein gives rise to the protein MSGFKGTIFETISSTRIKFSTKPGESISTGSLVEIKDSDGKKYLGRVISIQRKNYLIDQDGAVQLSTLFSENENLDPDDIGIRGEFDDFIICEVEIIGNRENSNFFVRPKKPFKIGTKVYRASPEFLKRQLKPKTNSIEIGYFRDNKDVPIHIDLNELISKHFSVLAMTGSGKSWTISVIIESVAKNYDIPILIFDPHGEYSSLKVAKNADGQKIAQKTKIFVAADEYTRDLSDDFFENKFGVKRDSESLYFNMTDFETYQIIHLLKSLYDLSEAQSRILQAGWAEITNDPDLKDTTQIDPILEKLKGIGESATQGPAAMKILSTKLRMLYDSLPYIQKSTEQKIINEKKIVKKGQISVIDISGIEEIQQQALVAILSSRILKKRMKRDIPPLLLILEEAHRYIPSGSVNTASKPTIKRVAQEGRKFLMGMGIVSQRPSRVDDDVLSQCNNQIIMRLTNPNDQNYVKKISEWISEADVEEIKSMAPGEAFIFGSAVPLSLPLRIKSERLTEHGGYTPDIVDELENF
- a CDS encoding DNA double-strand break repair nuclease NurA codes for the protein MVFETEIEGFITAIQKERFVEIENFRKIFKEMESDIKTNKKNLTVDIDKPNKECLESNIVAVDGSSYQEQYDSISINIATAYIYSKDEKKEKYLPNIKIVPPYYASLINSVDMKTLEYKIVLDLLEKGIIEKPELILLDGSICFPDEALSNYIENVPLMKESYEEHKAIVNEFYKFTLTEKIPTVALSKDPTANKYFVSLYKSVEDPSSNDEIDPSSLIGSNFLKNVGKNGMYNFISENSFIKKLLYEDSFKRTKYLEITRSLRNEIPAKMLRGEICGFYLKTIKEQKPFFVEIPSKFINRINEITRILSALSYYSLRPGYPFPLYAAHKRVELKKKYCRNIANILRNIASKEFKDDYTLIFEEKFHDKL